In a single window of the Desulfovibrio mangrovi genome:
- a CDS encoding M23 family metallopeptidase: MSKPKSILLTLFFIILLGAVGGGGYLLLKDQQAPLITVTPGDGRLSKNSVLEIALADHASGLKNLTVLIRKNTTTSTIYQQDWMDRLPERKETINLSSVSLQEGAFELIVKASDGSFAAFGKGNTATREYSYRLDNTPPRVSVITMPPYVRRGGVGVVAYSVSEEVSSTGVQIGDTFFPGYKQSSGNHMCFFAFPYYMTVEEYNPRLVAKDLAGNAYDRPLAVYPLGRDFTADRINLSESFLSTKMPEFEQDFPGEMTHVERFLKVNRDMRVANRASLISIGLQTSPEMLWKGAFMRLPNAANRARFAEKRTYVYNGVEVDQQYHLGHDLASTRHAPVPAANNGKIVFADNMGIYGQVVIVDHGMGLQTLYAHLSEISVQPGQSVLQGDILGKTGLTGMAGGDHLHYGVTVSGIPVTPLEWFDPHWIQDNITGRLN, from the coding sequence ATGTCCAAGCCCAAAAGTATTCTACTGACCCTCTTCTTCATCATATTGCTAGGTGCTGTAGGTGGCGGGGGCTATCTGCTGCTCAAGGACCAGCAGGCTCCTCTTATCACCGTCACTCCCGGCGACGGACGTTTGAGCAAGAACTCCGTTCTGGAAATTGCACTTGCCGACCACGCCTCCGGCCTTAAAAATCTTACTGTTCTCATCAGAAAGAATACCACCACGAGCACCATCTACCAACAGGATTGGATGGACCGGCTCCCGGAACGCAAAGAGACTATCAACCTTTCGTCCGTAAGCCTGCAGGAAGGAGCTTTTGAACTCATCGTGAAAGCCTCTGACGGCTCCTTTGCGGCCTTTGGCAAAGGGAATACCGCAACCCGCGAGTATTCGTACCGTCTGGACAATACGCCTCCCAGAGTGTCGGTTATTACCATGCCTCCCTATGTCCGCCGTGGCGGCGTAGGTGTTGTTGCCTACTCCGTATCCGAGGAAGTCTCCTCCACCGGCGTTCAGATCGGTGACACATTCTTCCCCGGCTACAAGCAGAGCTCCGGCAACCACATGTGTTTCTTCGCCTTCCCGTACTACATGACCGTTGAGGAATACAATCCGCGTCTCGTTGCCAAGGATCTGGCCGGAAACGCCTATGACAGACCTCTTGCCGTCTACCCTCTGGGCCGCGATTTTACCGCCGACCGCATCAATCTGAGCGAATCCTTCCTTTCCACCAAAATGCCCGAGTTTGAACAGGATTTCCCCGGCGAAATGACTCACGTGGAACGCTTCCTCAAGGTCAACCGCGATATGCGCGTAGCAAACCGTGCATCGCTCATTTCTATCGGTCTGCAGACTTCGCCCGAAATGCTCTGGAAAGGCGCCTTCATGCGTCTGCCCAACGCCGCCAACCGTGCCCGTTTCGCAGAAAAACGCACATACGTATACAACGGCGTGGAGGTTGACCAGCAATACCATCTCGGACACGACCTTGCCTCAACGCGCCATGCCCCCGTGCCTGCCGCCAATAACGGAAAAATCGTTTTTGCAGACAACATGGGGATATACGGTCAGGTGGTTATTGTAGACCATGGCATGGGCCTGCAGACGCTCTATGCACACCTTTCCGAGATTTCAGTGCAACCCGGCCAGAGCGTGCTACAAGGTGACATCCTCGGCAAGACCGGTCTGACCGGTATGGCCGGCGGAGATCACCTGCACTATGGCGTTACCGTCTCGGGCATCCCTGTTACCCCGCTCGAATGGTTCGACCCGCACTGGATTCAGGACAACATCACCGGTCGTCTGAACTAG
- a CDS encoding CBS domain-containing protein — protein MLYVSDLMSTNLFTLKQTDSLKTARSLMNLARIRHIPIVDEPGYFLGLLTHRDLLSSTVSRFADVGQDVQDEIDSGIPVSEIMRTDVLIVAPETRLRDAAEILFNHKYGCLPVVDNDRLVGILTEADFLKLTITLMDAVEAL, from the coding sequence ATGCTGTACGTCAGCGACCTCATGTCCACCAACCTGTTTACATTGAAGCAGACTGACTCCCTTAAAACCGCCCGTTCCCTCATGAACCTTGCGCGCATCCGCCATATTCCCATTGTGGATGAGCCTGGATACTTTCTCGGGCTGCTGACACATCGCGACCTGCTCTCCTCCACCGTATCCCGCTTTGCGGATGTGGGACAGGACGTTCAGGACGAGATTGACTCCGGCATTCCGGTGAGCGAAATCATGCGTACGGACGTGCTGATCGTTGCGCCGGAGACTCGCCTGCGCGATGCTGCCGAAATCCTGTTCAACCACAAATACGGATGTCTTCCCGTAGTGGATAATGACCGCCTTGTCGGCATTCTCACCGAAGCGGACTTTCTCAAATTGACTATTACCCTTATGGATGCTGTGGAAGCTCTGTAG
- a CDS encoding PEP/pyruvate-binding domain-containing protein has translation MAKTKAEEAKATKAPAAVNVEEIKKKLVLTGADIVTIGEEAELWVGGKNYNTAIISQVPGIRAPQFRAISSIAFHKVLDETKVNASLVRSIVDKEYNRIDWNDPEINKDSDFLQKFVRNLAKEIRAEVQATGVTNQLKTRTFVNNVVEGFATSPEGIDQLRKRSVLVQAGILSVELPKEVNECVRQAYNDICKEAGGEDVPVAVRSSAAGEDSRKKAFAGLQDTYLNIVGETMCVEAYHWDCASAYNLRSMTYRREAILDAMAKAEETGDESIAIKAKEEWAIENTSLSVCVMRMINPVISGTAFSADTATGCRGTARKDLVSIDASYGLGEAVVGGMVTPDKFYVFKRDDQQEVVIRQMGCKDKKIVYDEKGGTKMVKVPDNESYRWSLSLAQAEEVAKGVRNISTAYGGMIMDTEFCIDSSDRLWFVQARPETRWNEELELHPHTIFMRRLEVDAKAAAAAEVIVEGNGASRGAGQGNVKFLRSALELNKINKGDILAAERTDPDMVPGMRIAAAILADVGGDTSHAAITSRELGIPAIIGIQRIEALRALDGQDVTVDGTRGKVYRGLLPLNEVGGEMDLSKLPATKTKVGLILADVGQALFLSRLRSVDDFEVGLLRAEFMLGNVGVHPRALEAYDHGELDHVVNAKIKELDARLTKLLREQLAAGIVGVDMKLRDYVGHLTGLALEIARLTEQENLRGTDEVLAVHRKMRELDHKLDDYVAYATRRLDVLKTSADLYEHVLCVMGFKDEIAVLKGNDPETKRRLAEIDAIVKTRVEEASKIPAVAEMIKKIKALRDEVALTTGMKKEIEDIRHIPEKIREIIRARGFRSGKEHYVQTLAQGLALFAMAFYGKDIIYRTTDFKSNEYRNLLGGSLFEHFEDNPMLGYRGVSRNLHDWELEAFKLARGVFGGTNLQIMLPFVRTLEEGRSMRRYLEQVHKLKSGVDGLKVILMSEIPSNAILAKEFIKEFDGFSIGSNDMTQMVLATDRDNASLSHIYDEEDPAVVWAILSTIFTGQKFGKKVGFCGQGVSNSVILRGLVAIAGIVSASVVPDTYYRTKIDMAAVEGENIPPSKLGEWLGTQFLNKVRSLLENNGYGHILKKYKTAKDLMDWYEGELCRLHEQLRDSIETPKEKFYRQELEQFRATFHKPVIYAGWDWSQTVEDALHQAGFANFEEQAKALEAQRAAKW, from the coding sequence ATGGCCAAAACCAAGGCTGAAGAGGCCAAGGCCACCAAGGCCCCCGCGGCAGTGAATGTAGAAGAGATCAAGAAGAAGCTGGTTCTTACCGGTGCCGATATTGTCACTATAGGTGAAGAAGCCGAGCTCTGGGTTGGGGGCAAGAACTACAACACTGCCATCATCAGTCAGGTGCCCGGCATCCGCGCACCGCAGTTTCGTGCCATTTCCTCCATCGCCTTCCATAAGGTGTTGGATGAAACCAAGGTGAATGCCTCTCTCGTGCGTTCCATCGTCGATAAGGAATATAATCGTATCGACTGGAACGACCCCGAGATTAACAAGGATTCTGATTTTCTGCAGAAGTTTGTACGTAATCTCGCTAAGGAGATTCGTGCCGAAGTTCAGGCTACCGGTGTTACCAATCAGCTCAAGACCCGTACCTTCGTGAACAACGTGGTTGAAGGTTTTGCAACTTCTCCCGAAGGTATCGACCAGCTCCGCAAGCGTTCCGTGCTTGTTCAGGCCGGTATTCTTTCCGTTGAGCTGCCCAAGGAAGTCAACGAATGTGTGCGTCAGGCATACAACGATATTTGCAAGGAAGCAGGTGGCGAAGACGTTCCTGTAGCCGTGCGTTCCTCCGCCGCAGGTGAGGATTCCCGCAAGAAGGCCTTTGCCGGCCTGCAGGATACCTATCTGAACATCGTGGGCGAAACCATGTGCGTTGAGGCCTATCATTGGGACTGCGCATCCGCCTACAACCTGCGTTCCATGACTTACCGCCGTGAAGCCATTCTCGATGCCATGGCCAAGGCCGAAGAAACTGGTGACGAGTCCATCGCCATCAAGGCCAAGGAAGAGTGGGCAATCGAGAATACCTCTCTGTCCGTGTGTGTCATGCGCATGATCAACCCGGTCATCTCCGGTACCGCGTTCTCTGCTGATACCGCGACCGGTTGCCGCGGTACCGCACGCAAGGACCTCGTCTCCATCGACGCCAGCTACGGCCTGGGCGAAGCGGTGGTAGGCGGTATGGTTACCCCAGACAAATTCTACGTGTTCAAGCGTGACGACCAGCAGGAAGTGGTCATCCGCCAGATGGGCTGCAAGGACAAGAAGATCGTATATGATGAGAAGGGCGGCACCAAGATGGTCAAGGTGCCGGACAACGAATCGTATCGCTGGTCCCTGTCTCTTGCTCAGGCTGAAGAAGTCGCCAAGGGTGTCCGCAATATCTCCACCGCCTATGGCGGCATGATCATGGACACCGAATTCTGCATCGACAGCTCCGATCGTCTGTGGTTCGTTCAGGCTCGTCCTGAAACCCGCTGGAACGAAGAGCTGGAACTGCATCCCCACACCATCTTCATGCGCCGTCTGGAAGTGGATGCCAAGGCCGCTGCCGCTGCCGAAGTCATTGTGGAAGGCAACGGTGCCTCCCGTGGCGCAGGGCAGGGCAACGTCAAGTTCCTGCGTTCCGCTCTGGAACTCAACAAGATCAACAAGGGCGACATCCTTGCTGCCGAACGTACCGACCCTGACATGGTACCCGGCATGCGCATCGCCGCCGCCATTCTCGCAGACGTGGGCGGCGACACCAGCCACGCGGCCATTACCTCCCGCGAACTGGGTATTCCCGCCATCATCGGCATCCAGCGCATTGAAGCCCTGCGCGCTCTCGACGGTCAGGACGTGACTGTAGACGGTACCCGCGGCAAGGTTTATCGCGGATTGCTGCCCCTGAACGAGGTCGGCGGCGAGATGGATCTTTCCAAACTGCCCGCAACGAAGACCAAGGTCGGCCTTATTCTCGCTGACGTGGGACAGGCCCTGTTCCTTTCCCGCCTGCGCAGTGTGGACGATTTTGAAGTGGGCCTGCTGCGCGCCGAATTCATGCTCGGTAACGTTGGCGTTCACCCCCGTGCTCTGGAAGCCTATGACCACGGCGAGCTGGATCATGTGGTTAACGCCAAGATCAAGGAACTTGATGCAAGACTGACCAAGCTGCTGCGTGAACAGCTGGCAGCCGGTATTGTCGGCGTCGACATGAAGCTGCGTGATTACGTGGGCCACCTGACTGGGCTGGCGCTTGAAATTGCCCGCCTCACCGAGCAGGAAAACCTGCGTGGTACTGACGAGGTGCTGGCTGTTCACCGCAAGATGCGCGAGCTTGACCACAAACTCGATGACTACGTAGCTTACGCAACCCGTCGTCTGGACGTGTTGAAGACGTCTGCCGACCTCTATGAGCATGTACTGTGCGTCATGGGCTTCAAGGACGAAATCGCCGTTCTCAAGGGCAACGATCCCGAAACCAAGCGCCGTCTTGCCGAGATCGATGCCATCGTGAAGACCCGCGTGGAAGAAGCTTCCAAGATTCCTGCAGTGGCTGAAATGATCAAGAAGATCAAAGCGCTGCGCGATGAAGTGGCACTTACTACTGGTATGAAGAAGGAAATCGAGGATATCCGCCACATCCCCGAGAAGATCCGTGAGATCATCCGTGCACGCGGCTTCCGTTCCGGCAAGGAACATTACGTGCAGACCTTGGCGCAGGGCCTTGCTCTGTTTGCCATGGCCTTCTACGGCAAGGATATCATCTACCGTACCACCGACTTCAAATCCAACGAATACCGTAACCTGCTCGGCGGTTCGCTCTTTGAACACTTCGAAGACAACCCCATGCTCGGCTACCGCGGTGTTTCCCGTAACCTGCACGACTGGGAACTGGAAGCCTTCAAACTCGCCCGTGGCGTGTTCGGCGGCACCAACCTGCAGATCATGCTTCCCTTCGTACGTACTCTGGAAGAAGGCCGCTCCATGCGCCGTTATCTGGAGCAGGTACACAAGCTCAAGAGCGGTGTGGATGGTCTCAAGGTCATCCTCATGTCCGAAATTCCGAGCAACGCCATTCTTGCCAAGGAATTCATCAAGGAATTCGACGGATTCTCCATCGGTTCCAACGACATGACCCAGATGGTGCTGGCTACCGACCGCGATAACGCAAGCCTCTCTCATATCTATGATGAAGAGGATCCTGCCGTAGTCTGGGCCATTCTCAGCACGATCTTCACCGGTCAGAAATTCGGCAAGAAGGTTGGTTTCTGCGGGCAGGGCGTGTCCAACAGCGTTATCCTGCGCGGTCTTGTGGCCATTGCAGGTATCGTTTCCGCCTCTGTTGTTCCGGATACCTACTACCGCACCAAGATCGACATGGCTGCTGTTGAAGGCGAGAACATTCCTCCCAGCAAGCTTGGTGAATGGCTTGGTACCCAGTTCCTCAACAAGGTGCGCTCCTTGCTTGAAAACAACGGTTACGGCCATATCCTGAAAAAGTACAAGACCGCCAAGGACTTGATGGATTGGTATGAAGGCGAACTCTGCCGTCTGCACGAGCAGCTTCGCGACTCCATTGAAACGCCCAAGGAAAAGTTCTACCGTCAGGAGCTGGAACAGTTCCGTGCCACCTTCCATAAGCCTGTTATTTATGCAGGTTGGGATTGGAGCCAGACGGTTGAAGATGCACTGCATCAGGCCGGGTTTGCTAACTTTGAAGAGCAGGCCAAGGCTCTTGAAGCGCAGCGCGCAGCCAAGTGGTAG
- a CDS encoding pyruvate carboxylase, whose amino-acid sequence MAKKTFHQVLDEVKGKPILVANRGIPARRICRSIRERFDGIAIMTATDVDKTSPAASAAQELLLLGKDPRGYLDIDRIIDLAKKRGVVAIHPGWGFASEDDTFPKRCAEEGIIFIGSSAEAMNLLGNKVQVRRIAKKIGVPVVPGSEGAVDVPLARELAEEIGFPIMLKAEGGGGGRGIFLVQNQEELESAFIKASTMAQASFGNPRVYVEKYLASVRHIEIQVIADKYGNVFAFDERDCTVQRNHQKLVEITPSPSPLITPELRAQLKDYSRKLVLEVGYDSLATVEFLVTAEGVPYLIEVNTRLQVEHGITECRYGIDLVEEQIAVAFGAELRLTEENCPPAQWAIQLRINCEDPQANFSPNCGVVSRYVSPGGPGIRIDSNLSAGYEFPSNYDSAGALLIAYGRGWNKALGTIERALNEYAIGGVKTTIPFFKQVIKHPKFRDASYDTNFIAKTPELLCYTDVAPEALRLSRLIAGISAKGFNQHVLLGDYRTPDTPRVGNGKFEPVLPAIPAKQLKAEPPYPRGDRKALLDYVRDSDFVHFCDTTPRDITQSNSGNRFRLAEDMMIAPYLDNCGFFSIENGGGAHFHVAMMANMTYPFTEAEQWNRVAPKTLKQILIRSTNVLGYKPQPRNLMRLTGEMICDHYHVIRCFDFLNHVDNMRPFAEVAMSRKEVVFEPAISLSWAKGFDVEHYLGVTAAILKMVSDVAGVGENKASEMIILGLKDMAGVCPPRFISALVAALRKRWPKLVLHCHRHYTDGLFVPSVGAAAKAGAHIVDTGIGAAVRWYGQGEVLSTAAYLEDELGLKTNLNKDMIRECNFALKQIMPYYDRYTAPYFQGIDHDVVEHGMPGGATSSSQEGAMKQGYIHLLPYMLKFLAGTRKIVRYHDVTPGSQITWNTAFLAVSSAYKRGGENEVKYLLSVLDEVNKMDACQDCQAELAEARLALYQDSNDAFRDLLLGKFGKLPLGFPPDWVYQSAFGDDWKQAIAKRTEQSPLEILSDMDLVAEEKSFIEHIKRKPTDEEFVMYLNHPGDALKTVQFRNEFGNPNQVPLDVWFEGLETGRELQFVDSNKKPHTMTILHKTTPDKSGKSVVRYVLDSEMLSYDVQVALPQEEEGIGYEKADKNNKNHVAAPSNGDLWVMYVHPGDLVKKGEELFNISIMKQEKAVLAPVDGMVVRVVKTADFKENKVMVPVKEGELLVELGPVPRRCANEECQRPLTTEGGGFCPFCGVKLEA is encoded by the coding sequence ATGGCCAAAAAGACGTTTCATCAGGTTTTGGACGAAGTGAAGGGCAAGCCAATTCTGGTTGCCAACCGCGGTATTCCCGCACGCCGCATCTGTCGTTCCATTCGTGAGCGGTTCGATGGAATCGCCATCATGACTGCGACTGACGTCGATAAAACGTCTCCGGCCGCCTCTGCCGCACAGGAGCTTCTGCTCCTCGGCAAAGATCCCAGAGGATATCTGGACATCGACCGGATAATCGACCTTGCGAAGAAGCGTGGCGTGGTCGCCATCCACCCCGGTTGGGGCTTTGCTTCCGAAGACGACACGTTCCCCAAACGTTGTGCCGAAGAAGGCATCATCTTCATCGGTTCTTCCGCTGAGGCAATGAATCTGCTTGGCAACAAGGTGCAGGTGCGCCGCATTGCCAAGAAGATTGGCGTGCCCGTTGTGCCCGGTTCCGAAGGTGCCGTGGACGTTCCGCTTGCCCGTGAACTTGCCGAGGAGATCGGCTTCCCCATCATGCTGAAAGCAGAGGGTGGCGGCGGTGGTCGCGGTATTTTCCTTGTACAGAATCAGGAAGAGCTGGAATCTGCCTTCATCAAGGCTTCCACCATGGCACAGGCCTCCTTCGGCAACCCCCGCGTGTATGTCGAAAAGTACCTTGCCTCTGTCCGGCATATTGAAATTCAGGTCATCGCGGACAAATACGGCAACGTATTCGCCTTTGACGAGCGCGATTGCACCGTGCAGCGTAACCACCAGAAATTGGTGGAAATCACGCCTTCTCCCTCTCCGCTCATTACGCCGGAACTGCGCGCCCAGCTTAAGGACTACTCCCGCAAGCTGGTGCTTGAAGTAGGCTACGATTCTCTGGCGACCGTTGAGTTCCTCGTTACCGCAGAAGGTGTTCCTTATCTTATTGAAGTAAACACCCGTCTGCAGGTGGAACACGGCATCACGGAATGCCGCTACGGCATCGACCTGGTGGAAGAGCAGATCGCCGTTGCCTTTGGTGCCGAATTGCGTCTTACCGAGGAAAACTGCCCGCCCGCACAGTGGGCCATTCAGTTGCGCATCAACTGCGAAGACCCGCAGGCCAACTTCTCGCCCAACTGTGGTGTGGTTTCCCGTTACGTTTCGCCCGGCGGCCCCGGCATCCGTATCGACTCCAACCTCTCTGCAGGCTACGAATTCCCCTCCAACTACGACTCGGCAGGGGCTCTGCTCATTGCCTACGGCCGTGGCTGGAACAAGGCGCTGGGAACCATTGAACGAGCGTTGAACGAGTACGCCATCGGCGGCGTGAAGACCACGATCCCGTTCTTCAAGCAGGTCATCAAGCATCCCAAGTTCCGCGATGCATCCTATGACACCAACTTCATCGCCAAGACTCCCGAGCTGCTTTGTTACACCGATGTGGCTCCGGAAGCCCTGCGTCTTTCCCGTCTCATTGCAGGCATCAGTGCCAAGGGATTCAATCAGCACGTTCTGCTGGGTGATTATCGCACGCCGGATACTCCCCGTGTTGGCAACGGCAAGTTTGAACCTGTTCTGCCCGCCATCCCCGCCAAGCAGCTCAAGGCTGAACCTCCGTATCCCCGGGGGGACCGCAAGGCTCTGCTGGATTACGTGCGCGATTCCGACTTCGTGCATTTCTGCGACACCACCCCGCGTGACATTACGCAGTCCAACTCCGGCAACCGTTTCCGTCTTGCAGAAGACATGATGATTGCTCCGTATCTGGATAACTGTGGGTTCTTCTCCATTGAAAACGGTGGCGGTGCTCATTTCCACGTGGCCATGATGGCCAACATGACCTATCCCTTCACCGAAGCGGAGCAGTGGAACCGCGTTGCTCCCAAGACGTTGAAGCAGATTCTCATCCGCTCCACCAACGTGCTGGGGTACAAGCCGCAGCCGCGCAATCTCATGCGCCTGACCGGCGAAATGATTTGCGACCACTACCATGTTATCCGCTGTTTCGATTTCCTGAACCACGTGGACAATATGCGTCCGTTTGCGGAAGTGGCCATGAGCAGAAAGGAAGTGGTCTTTGAACCCGCCATTTCCCTTTCCTGGGCCAAGGGCTTTGATGTTGAGCACTACCTTGGCGTCACCGCAGCCATCCTGAAGATGGTGAGCGATGTTGCCGGTGTGGGCGAAAACAAGGCCAGCGAGATGATCATTCTCGGCCTCAAGGATATGGCCGGGGTCTGCCCGCCCAGATTCATCTCCGCACTCGTAGCAGCGCTGCGCAAGAGATGGCCCAAGCTGGTACTGCATTGCCACAGACACTACACCGACGGTCTGTTCGTGCCTTCCGTAGGTGCAGCGGCCAAGGCAGGCGCACACATCGTGGATACCGGCATCGGCGCAGCAGTGCGCTGGTACGGTCAGGGCGAAGTGCTTTCCACTGCCGCCTACCTTGAGGATGAACTCGGTCTCAAGACCAATCTCAATAAGGACATGATCCGCGAGTGCAACTTCGCGCTCAAGCAGATCATGCCGTACTACGATCGCTATACCGCGCCGTACTTCCAAGGTATTGACCATGACGTTGTAGAACACGGCATGCCCGGCGGTGCCACTTCGTCCTCGCAGGAAGGAGCCATGAAGCAGGGGTATATTCACCTGCTGCCGTACATGCTCAAGTTCCTTGCAGGTACCCGCAAGATCGTGCGTTACCATGACGTGACCCCCGGGTCTCAGATCACGTGGAATACGGCGTTCCTCGCGGTGTCCAGCGCCTACAAGCGCGGCGGCGAAAACGAAGTGAAGTACCTTCTCAGCGTACTTGATGAAGTGAACAAGATGGATGCCTGTCAGGATTGCCAGGCAGAACTGGCTGAAGCGCGTCTTGCCCTTTATCAGGACAGCAATGACGCCTTCCGTGATCTGCTGCTCGGCAAGTTCGGCAAGCTGCCCCTCGGATTCCCTCCGGATTGGGTATACCAGAGCGCCTTCGGCGACGACTGGAAGCAGGCCATTGCCAAGCGTACCGAACAGTCTCCGCTGGAAATTCTTTCCGACATGGATCTTGTTGCCGAAGAGAAGAGCTTCATCGAACACATCAAGCGCAAGCCCACTGATGAAGAGTTCGTCATGTATCTCAATCATCCCGGTGACGCGCTCAAGACCGTTCAGTTCCGTAACGAATTCGGTAACCCCAATCAGGTGCCGCTGGACGTATGGTTCGAAGGTCTTGAAACCGGCCGCGAGTTGCAGTTTGTAGATAGCAACAAGAAGCCGCATACCATGACCATTCTGCACAAAACCACTCCGGACAAGTCCGGCAAGAGTGTTGTGCGATATGTGCTCGATTCCGAAATGCTCAGCTACGACGTTCAGGTCGCGCTGCCGCAAGAGGAAGAAGGCATCGGATATGAAAAGGCCGACAAGAACAACAAGAACCATGTTGCCGCTCCTTCCAACGGCGACCTCTGGGTCATGTACGTTCACCCCGGCGATTTGGTGAAAAAGGGCGAAGAGCTCTTCAATATCTCCATCATGAAGCAGGAAAAGGCCGTTCTGGCTCCTGTTGACGGCATGGTGGTTCGTGTAGTCAAGACCGCAGACTTCAAGGAAAACAAGGTCATGGTTCCCGTCAAGGAAGGGGAGCTGCTTGTTGAACTTGGCCCTGTGCCCCGCCGATGTGCAAACGAGGAGTGCCAACGTCCTCTTACCACTGAAGGCGGCGGCTTCTGCCCCTTCTGCGGCGTGAAACTGGAAGCGTAA
- a CDS encoding biotin--[acetyl-CoA-carboxylase] ligase, giving the protein MLYILKDGLSDVASPLSPEELADSSPVWGDEIRSARWAECELNGLRLWATSDLSVRKEERGSAEAEQSVFICGACSSSLDVVRILAREGLVSEWDSVLALSQSAGRGQLRRPWSSPAGNIYSALRLPYGTPHLDDIASLTVGYLLAEAFSAQGVRVALKWPNDLLLGDKKTGGILLEDVGGALFAGIGVNVVSSPPVRELRDGWAVPATNLREEGFDLSVTTLWQTLVNQVRFCYETQVVRCNREELTRRVQLHLAWVGREIIIHGGDEEYRPGRLLGVNENGALRLLLSGHEYAVHSGSIALSSHTDLPI; this is encoded by the coding sequence ATGTTGTATATCCTTAAAGACGGTCTTTCTGATGTGGCTTCGCCCCTTTCTCCAGAGGAGTTGGCAGACTCCTCTCCGGTGTGGGGTGATGAAATACGCAGTGCCCGATGGGCAGAGTGCGAGTTGAACGGGCTCCGGCTGTGGGCAACCTCTGATCTTTCTGTCCGGAAAGAGGAGAGGGGCAGTGCGGAGGCTGAACAATCCGTATTCATATGCGGTGCCTGCTCATCTAGTCTGGATGTTGTACGGATTCTGGCGCGGGAAGGACTTGTTTCGGAGTGGGATTCAGTTCTGGCTCTATCGCAATCTGCCGGACGGGGGCAGTTGCGCAGGCCGTGGAGTTCTCCTGCCGGTAACATCTATTCCGCACTCAGGCTGCCGTATGGGACTCCCCATCTGGATGACATCGCTTCGCTGACTGTGGGCTATCTGTTGGCAGAGGCATTCAGCGCGCAGGGTGTGCGCGTGGCGTTGAAATGGCCGAATGATTTGTTGCTGGGAGATAAGAAAACAGGCGGAATTTTGCTGGAAGATGTTGGTGGGGCGTTGTTCGCCGGAATAGGCGTAAACGTCGTATCCAGCCCCCCTGTGAGAGAGCTGAGGGATGGTTGGGCTGTGCCCGCTACGAACCTGAGGGAAGAAGGCTTTGACCTTTCCGTGACGACCTTGTGGCAAACGCTTGTGAATCAGGTACGTTTTTGTTATGAGACGCAGGTTGTTCGCTGCAACAGAGAAGAGTTGACTAGACGCGTGCAATTACATCTTGCCTGGGTGGGCCGTGAAATCATCATTCACGGTGGAGATGAGGAGTATCGTCCGGGCAGGCTATTGGGTGTCAACGAAAACGGAGCGCTCCGTCTTCTCCTGTCCGGTCACGAATATGCTGTTCATTCAGGCAGCATTGCCCTCTCGTCACATACAGACCTTCCCATTTGA